A genomic region of Marinobacter sp. NP-4(2019) contains the following coding sequences:
- a CDS encoding ABC transporter permease: MVASRKLMSIRRDWRERDVRVVLAALMIAVATVATIALFASQLQRTLVSSASSFLAADRQLEAENGRPVPDDWLAEAQSRELETGQMVEFSTMVFGADNFQLVSIKAVSNEYPLRGQVEYQPGPDEPRQLVSNGPGPGEVWINPRLLRLLDTSVGDTLEVGNLELEISGLLVREPDGGFRLSALAPRVMMHADDVPDTGVIQEGSRVEYVYLFAGEEAALEGYYRWLEPQLEPSHEWEGVRDGETFSRSLERAERFLLLGGSLAVMLAAVAVAVASRQYALSQRDTVALLKTLGVSSQGIGKLYLQRLGLWGLAGAIGGLVIALPLYWLLSSLLSDVLERPVDYQLDPAALAPSLLTALVSLFAFAYPPIRRLRNVPAMRVLRSQPGESGREALPDLAVALVAIFGLVWMYAGEVSLVLALLGGLVLLLGTLALLGWLMVLGLRKISGGGNAWRLALVGLYRHRRASLSQIAVFAMTLMLAATLILVRTSLLADWQAQLPENTPNHFLINIAPEVVEDIDAFWQERGQPLDQLYPMVRGRFTELNGAPVKEAVTKDERVGALNRELNLTWMESLPADNEIVTGKWFSQGQTHGVSVEAELAEKLGLKVGDELTFTIGSEKVTEPVTSIRTVQWDSMKPNFYMAFPPGGGLEGMPATWITSFYLPSGNKNALNEFSRQYPTISVLEIDHIIERIQDIVRQVTQAIEAILALILAAALVVMAAVVSATLRDRQREGALLRTLGGRQSLLVRSTMLEFALLGVFAGVLGVAAAEAAVWALQFRMFEGDFQWHWAIVLPIPLFSAVVLALFGRWQLRPVLNVSPMLLLRRLE; this comes from the coding sequence ATGGTGGCTTCCCGTAAACTGATGTCCATACGCCGCGACTGGCGCGAACGGGATGTTCGCGTTGTGCTGGCAGCCCTGATGATTGCCGTTGCCACGGTGGCCACCATTGCACTGTTCGCCAGCCAGCTGCAACGCACCCTGGTTTCCTCGGCCAGTTCGTTTCTGGCAGCGGACCGGCAACTGGAAGCAGAAAACGGTCGCCCCGTTCCCGACGATTGGCTGGCGGAAGCGCAGAGCCGTGAACTGGAAACCGGACAGATGGTTGAGTTCTCCACCATGGTGTTCGGGGCGGACAATTTCCAACTGGTATCGATCAAAGCGGTCAGCAACGAGTATCCGTTGCGCGGTCAGGTCGAATATCAGCCGGGTCCGGATGAACCCCGGCAACTGGTGTCTAACGGACCGGGCCCCGGCGAAGTCTGGATCAACCCACGACTGCTTCGGCTGTTGGATACCAGCGTGGGTGACACTCTGGAAGTCGGCAATCTGGAACTGGAAATTTCAGGTCTGCTGGTGCGCGAGCCCGACGGAGGCTTCCGCCTGTCGGCCCTGGCTCCGCGGGTGATGATGCATGCTGACGACGTCCCGGACACTGGCGTGATCCAGGAAGGCAGCCGGGTGGAATACGTTTACCTGTTCGCCGGGGAGGAAGCAGCACTGGAAGGCTATTATCGCTGGCTGGAACCGCAACTGGAACCCAGTCATGAATGGGAGGGCGTGCGGGACGGTGAAACCTTCTCCCGCTCCCTGGAACGTGCCGAACGCTTCCTGCTGTTGGGCGGCAGCCTGGCGGTTATGCTGGCTGCCGTCGCGGTAGCCGTTGCCAGCCGTCAATACGCCCTGTCGCAGCGGGATACCGTGGCGCTGTTGAAAACCCTGGGTGTGAGCAGTCAGGGGATCGGCAAACTTTACTTGCAACGGCTGGGCCTCTGGGGGCTGGCCGGTGCAATCGGGGGACTGGTGATTGCTTTGCCGCTGTATTGGTTGCTGTCCAGTCTGCTCAGTGATGTGTTGGAGCGACCGGTGGATTACCAGCTTGATCCCGCCGCACTGGCGCCGTCCCTGCTGACGGCGTTGGTGTCCCTGTTTGCGTTTGCGTATCCGCCCATCCGCCGCTTACGTAACGTACCGGCCATGCGGGTACTGCGTTCCCAGCCAGGAGAATCCGGACGGGAGGCGCTGCCCGATCTTGCGGTTGCCCTGGTGGCAATTTTCGGACTGGTGTGGATGTATGCCGGCGAAGTGTCCCTGGTTCTTGCCTTGCTGGGTGGGTTGGTTCTGTTACTGGGCACCCTGGCATTACTCGGTTGGCTGATGGTGCTGGGGCTGCGCAAAATCAGTGGCGGTGGCAATGCCTGGCGCCTGGCTTTGGTGGGGCTGTATCGGCATCGGCGTGCCAGCCTGTCGCAAATTGCCGTGTTTGCCATGACGTTGATGCTGGCGGCCACGTTGATCCTGGTGCGAACCTCACTATTGGCGGACTGGCAGGCCCAACTGCCGGAAAATACCCCCAATCACTTTCTGATCAATATTGCCCCGGAGGTAGTCGAGGACATTGACGCCTTTTGGCAGGAGCGGGGTCAACCGCTGGATCAGCTGTATCCCATGGTGCGTGGCCGGTTTACCGAGCTGAATGGGGCGCCGGTCAAGGAAGCGGTTACCAAGGACGAGAGGGTCGGTGCCCTGAACCGCGAATTGAACCTGACCTGGATGGAATCCCTGCCGGCGGATAACGAGATCGTGACCGGTAAATGGTTCAGCCAGGGCCAGACCCACGGTGTTTCTGTGGAGGCGGAACTGGCGGAAAAACTGGGCCTGAAAGTGGGTGATGAACTGACCTTTACCATAGGCTCGGAGAAAGTCACGGAGCCGGTTACCAGCATCCGTACGGTGCAGTGGGACAGCATGAAGCCCAATTTCTACATGGCCTTTCCACCTGGGGGCGGTCTGGAGGGTATGCCGGCCACCTGGATTACCAGCTTCTATCTGCCATCTGGCAACAAAAATGCCCTTAATGAGTTTTCCCGTCAGTACCCGACAATTTCCGTACTGGAAATTGATCACATCATTGAGCGCATACAGGACATCGTGAGGCAGGTAACCCAGGCCATTGAGGCTATACTGGCGCTGATCCTGGCTGCAGCTCTGGTGGTGATGGCTGCCGTGGTCAGTGCCACGCTCCGGGACCGTCAGCGGGAAGGGGCGTTGTTGCGTACGCTCGGTGGCCGTCAGTCCCTGCTGGTCCGCAGCACCATGCTGGAGTTTGCATTGCTGGGCGTGTTCGCGGGTGTCCTGGGGGTGGCAGCGGCAGAGGCTGCTGTCTGGGCTCTCCAGTTCCGGATGTTTGAGGGCGATTTCCAGTGGCACTGGGCCATTGTGTTGCCGATCCCTCTGTTCAGTGCAGTTGTTCTGGCTCTGTTCGGGCGCTGGCAACTCAGGCCGGTGTTGAATGTGTCGCCGATGTTGTTGCTGAGGCGCCTGGAGTAA
- a CDS encoding substrate-binding periplasmic protein yields the protein MPNRTSRHTVPSPVFSLLLLLSTFVLTGLASADSAAPSNTRTLHFNVSPNGYPPYLIVDGQEPSGIMWEVVTLIAERIGYKIVPEQIPRKRVDEMLLKGYIDGTSRAIEWTDDPDQFLFTDPIVAVEEVIFIPTGSDLTYETPEDLFSQTLVTHLGYSYPALEPYFQSGEIKRFDVSRDRDMFSFALHGKHFDAAIADRLVGQWILRNEGWRKNFRISQESISNYGFRLMLRKDWAEFARLFNAELANIRANGELDAILSRYR from the coding sequence ATGCCGAACCGAACATCCCGCCATACTGTGCCATCCCCTGTCTTCTCACTCCTGCTGCTTCTTTCCACGTTTGTTTTGACAGGCCTGGCATCCGCAGACAGCGCTGCCCCCAGCAATACCAGAACCCTGCACTTTAATGTTTCTCCCAATGGCTACCCGCCCTACCTGATTGTGGATGGGCAGGAACCTTCGGGCATCATGTGGGAAGTTGTTACGCTGATTGCGGAACGTATTGGTTATAAGATCGTCCCGGAGCAGATTCCCCGCAAGCGCGTGGATGAGATGCTATTGAAAGGCTACATTGATGGCACCTCACGGGCCATCGAATGGACCGACGACCCGGACCAGTTCCTGTTTACCGATCCCATCGTTGCGGTCGAGGAAGTTATATTTATACCCACAGGTTCCGACCTGACATACGAAACGCCGGAAGATCTGTTCTCACAAACCCTGGTGACGCATCTGGGCTACTCCTACCCTGCACTGGAACCCTATTTCCAGTCAGGCGAGATCAAGCGTTTTGACGTATCCCGCGATCGGGACATGTTCAGTTTTGCGCTCCATGGAAAGCACTTTGATGCAGCCATTGCTGATCGGCTGGTTGGTCAGTGGATCCTCCGTAACGAGGGATGGCGGAAGAACTTTCGCATCTCACAGGAAAGCATCAGCAATTATGGCTTCCGCCTCATGCTCCGCAAAGACTGGGCAGAGTTTGCCAGGTTATTTAACGCCGAACTCGCCAACATCCGCGCAAACGGCGAACTGGATGCCATACTCTCCCGCTACCGTTGA
- a CDS encoding iron-containing alcohol dehydrogenase, with amino-acid sequence MTNKYYEFFCPVKVIAGKAALEHIPYELTGMSAKRPMIVTDKGVRAAGLLDPVISACEESGLEIVSIYDDVPPDSSTGVVRDIAGIYRSEKCDSIIAVGGGSAIDTAKAVNILVSEGGDDIAAYAGAGVLKRPLKPFFVVPTTAGTGSEVTAVAVIADTEKHVKLPFTSSFLLPNAAIIDPRMTLTLPPHITAATAMDAMTHATEAFTCMAKNPLSDAYATAAVKKISTSLLSVMENPKDADGRLELAQASTMAGIAFSNSMVGLVHALGHATGAICQLPHGLCMSLYLPYVLEYNIDSIREPLGELLLYLDGPDVYAATPSARRAEASISTIRRLRDALYKHCQLPRTLKETGKVVEEQLDQIASLALDDGAIMFNPKEVTLEDAREVLRRAWA; translated from the coding sequence ATGACGAACAAATACTATGAGTTCTTTTGCCCGGTTAAGGTCATCGCCGGAAAGGCTGCCCTGGAGCACATCCCTTACGAATTGACCGGCATGTCAGCCAAACGCCCCATGATTGTGACTGACAAGGGCGTGCGCGCCGCTGGCCTGCTCGACCCGGTGATCTCCGCATGCGAGGAAAGCGGGCTGGAAATCGTCAGTATCTATGATGACGTACCCCCGGACTCATCCACCGGTGTGGTCCGTGACATTGCCGGCATCTACCGCTCAGAGAAGTGTGACTCCATCATTGCAGTCGGTGGCGGATCCGCTATTGATACCGCCAAGGCCGTCAACATTCTGGTGTCCGAAGGGGGCGACGATATCGCTGCCTATGCCGGTGCCGGGGTGCTCAAACGCCCACTCAAGCCGTTCTTCGTTGTGCCGACTACCGCGGGCACCGGCTCCGAAGTGACCGCCGTGGCGGTGATCGCCGACACTGAAAAGCATGTGAAGCTTCCGTTCACATCGTCGTTCCTGTTGCCGAACGCCGCGATCATCGACCCCCGGATGACGCTGACGCTGCCGCCCCACATTACGGCTGCAACCGCCATGGATGCGATGACCCACGCCACCGAAGCCTTCACCTGCATGGCGAAGAACCCGCTCAGCGACGCCTACGCCACGGCAGCGGTCAAGAAAATCAGCACCTCTCTGCTGTCGGTGATGGAAAACCCGAAAGACGCCGACGGCCGTCTGGAACTGGCCCAGGCTTCCACTATGGCCGGCATTGCCTTCTCCAACTCCATGGTCGGTCTGGTGCACGCGCTTGGTCACGCGACCGGCGCTATCTGTCAGCTGCCCCACGGTCTGTGCATGAGCCTGTATCTGCCGTACGTGCTGGAGTACAACATTGACTCCATCCGCGAGCCATTGGGCGAACTGCTGTTGTATCTGGACGGCCCGGATGTGTACGCGGCCACACCGTCGGCCCGTCGTGCTGAAGCCAGCATTTCCACCATCCGCCGCCTGCGGGACGCGCTGTACAAGCACTGCCAGTTGCCGCGCACCCTGAAGGAGACCGGCAAGGTGGTTGAGGAACAGCTGGACCAGATTGCCTCACTGGCGCTGGACGATGGCGCGATTATGTTCAATCCGAAAGAAGTCACCCTGGAGGACGCCCGCGAAGTGCTTCGCCGCGCCTGGGCGTAA